The following are encoded in a window of Lactobacillus intestinalis genomic DNA:
- a CDS encoding DivIVA domain-containing protein, whose translation MADEKTQVDQLTPMDIHNKEFKRRGRNGYDRYEVDSFLDKIVDNYGDALDEVVDLKNEIVSLNTKVEQLQEKADAYDEKRKQLQDSLISAQEAADIIKEKAHQEADDIVNNAKEQAIIDANYEKQQKDVIADDYKRLKQEIGEFRSHMQAMLQKQIDNLNDDEWQQALDQYFKTDRFYPDDGSEPIPVADDEDVEDDDDEVIEQDDVDKQAPDDVNSYQDPSEGEEEPKPMTGDSPDTEQVDVPKPAPKKRSGTTIVFPDDYKDK comes from the coding sequence TTGGCAGACGAAAAAACACAAGTAGATCAATTAACGCCAATGGATATTCATAATAAAGAATTTAAACGTCGTGGTCGAAATGGATATGATCGCTACGAAGTAGATAGTTTTTTAGATAAAATTGTCGATAATTACGGGGATGCATTGGATGAAGTGGTTGATTTAAAGAATGAAATCGTTTCCTTAAATACTAAAGTAGAACAATTGCAAGAAAAAGCAGACGCTTATGATGAAAAAAGAAAACAACTTCAAGATTCTTTGATATCAGCTCAAGAAGCAGCCGATATAATTAAAGAAAAGGCACATCAAGAAGCAGATGATATTGTCAATAATGCTAAAGAACAAGCAATTATTGATGCTAATTATGAAAAGCAACAAAAAGATGTCATTGCTGATGATTACAAACGCTTGAAACAAGAAATTGGCGAATTTCGGTCTCATATGCAGGCTATGCTTCAAAAGCAAATTGATAATTTAAATGATGATGAATGGCAACAGGCTTTAGACCAATATTTTAAGACTGATCGTTTTTATCCAGATGATGGATCAGAACCTATCCCGGTGGCTGATGATGAAGATGTCGAAGATGACGATGATGAAGTAATTGAGCAAGATGATGTTGACAAGCAGGCACCAGATGACGTAAACTCATACCAAGACCCTAGTGAAGGTGAAGAAGAACCTAAGCCGATGACAGGGGATAGTCCGGATACTGAACAAGTTGACGTTCCTAAACCAGCGCCAAAGAAGCGCTCAGGAACTACAATTGTTTTTCCGGATGATTATAAAGATAAATAA
- the ftsZ gene encoding cell division protein FtsZ, whose protein sequence is MDFTFDSDDNKNAVIKVIGVGGAGGNAVNRMIDDGVQGVSFIAANTDVQALNSNKAENKIQLGPKLTRGLGAGSHPEVGQKAAEESEQTIEDALKGADMIFITAGMGGGTGTGAAPVVAKIARETGALTVGVVTRPFSFEGPKRSRNAAEGITQLKQYVDTLVIIANNRLLEMVDKKTPMMDAFKEADNVLKQGVQGISDLITSTDYVNLDFADVKTVMENQGAALMGIGRASGENRTVEATKLAISSPLLEVSIDGAKQVLLNITGGPDLTLFEAQDASEIVSKAAGDDVNIIFGTSINPNLGDEVVVTVIATGIDSAAEEAASKQLPGRSHQIKAEARTDNSTSSETNSQVQTAKPHSEVKQPVQPHQTVEPDQSAQQHETMVDPTSVWGLGNSDQSQRRNVQPEPQKQDNNFDSMSSDDQKSISQIETSVQSDDDNDDIPFFKHRGEN, encoded by the coding sequence ATGGATTTTACGTTCGATTCAGATGACAATAAAAATGCTGTCATTAAGGTGATTGGTGTTGGTGGCGCCGGCGGCAATGCTGTCAATCGAATGATTGATGATGGCGTTCAAGGTGTTTCATTTATTGCAGCTAACACTGATGTACAAGCATTAAATAGCAATAAAGCAGAAAACAAGATTCAACTTGGACCAAAGCTTACTAGAGGTTTAGGTGCAGGTTCACATCCTGAAGTAGGTCAAAAGGCCGCTGAAGAAAGTGAACAAACAATTGAAGATGCATTGAAAGGTGCAGATATGATCTTCATTACTGCTGGTATGGGAGGCGGTACTGGAACTGGTGCTGCTCCTGTAGTGGCTAAAATTGCCCGTGAAACAGGCGCATTAACAGTTGGTGTTGTTACACGTCCATTCAGTTTTGAAGGCCCTAAGCGTTCTAGAAATGCGGCAGAAGGCATTACTCAATTAAAGCAATATGTTGATACCCTTGTTATTATTGCTAATAACCGTTTACTTGAAATGGTTGATAAGAAGACTCCGATGATGGATGCTTTCAAAGAAGCTGATAATGTTTTAAAGCAAGGTGTACAAGGCATTTCTGATTTGATTACTTCAACAGATTATGTCAACTTGGACTTTGCTGATGTTAAAACAGTAATGGAAAACCAAGGTGCAGCTTTAATGGGAATTGGTCGTGCAAGCGGTGAAAACAGAACTGTGGAAGCTACTAAGTTGGCGATTTCTTCTCCACTTTTGGAAGTGTCAATTGATGGTGCTAAACAAGTTCTTCTTAACATTACTGGGGGTCCAGACTTAACTTTGTTTGAAGCTCAAGATGCATCAGAAATTGTTTCAAAAGCAGCTGGTGATGATGTTAACATTATCTTTGGTACTTCAATCAATCCTAACTTAGGGGATGAAGTAGTAGTTACTGTAATTGCTACTGGTATTGATTCTGCTGCTGAAGAAGCTGCCTCAAAGCAACTTCCAGGTAGAAGTCACCAAATTAAAGCAGAAGCAAGAACTGATAACTCAACTTCAAGTGAAACTAATTCTCAAGTTCAAACTGCTAAACCTCATTCTGAAGTTAAGCAACCAGTTCAACCACATCAAACTGTGGAACCAGATCAATCTGCTCAACAACATGAAACTATGGTTGATCCAACTAGTGTATGGGGCTTGGGTAATAGTGACCAAAGTCAAAGAAGAAATGTGCAACCTGAACCTCAAAAACAAGATAATAATTTTGATTCTATGAGTAGTGATGATCAAAAGAGCATTTCTCAAATCGAAACTAGTGTACAAAGTGATGATGATAATGATGATATTCCATTTTTCAAACATCGTGGTGAAAACTAG
- a CDS encoding cold-shock protein, giving the protein MRLGTVKQFDKGSSYGFIEDDQNHKSYFVFYTAIKEEGYKRLEVGQRVEFQLAQGKNGLQCVNVYLA; this is encoded by the coding sequence ATGCGTTTGGGAACTGTAAAACAATTTGATAAAGGGAGTAGTTATGGTTTTATCGAAGATGATCAAAACCATAAATCCTATTTTGTATTTTATACTGCTATCAAAGAAGAAGGTTATAAACGCCTTGAAGTAGGTCAAAGAGTAGAATTTCAGTTAGCGCAAGGAAAGAATGGCTTACAATGCGTTAATGTCTACTTAGCCTAA
- a CDS encoding YggT family protein, with product MGSILYSIYTVIRWIFWLYSIFIVINAILSWVPALSNSVVGQWIDKVVNPYLNLFRRGPLAKLAFSTGIDFSPILALLVLYFVQDYVLVWIFRILFRLVG from the coding sequence ATGGGAAGTATATTGTACAGTATATATACTGTTATTAGATGGATTTTTTGGCTCTACAGCATATTTATTGTAATTAATGCCATTCTTAGTTGGGTTCCAGCCCTCAGTAATTCTGTAGTTGGACAGTGGATTGATAAAGTGGTGAATCCCTATCTAAATTTATTCAGACGGGGTCCGCTTGCAAAATTAGCCTTTTCAACGGGGATTGATTTTTCACCAATTTTAGCTTTATTAGTTCTATACTTTGTTCAAGATTATGTTTTGGTTTGGATTTTTAGAATTTTATTTAGGTTAGTCGGCTAA
- a CDS encoding RNA-binding protein, with product MQRRQASSFYPHFEKEERPTIDRFVGLFNQLIFKNEAILTDFLDPGKRDILKTIVGNEAFIQEFGGYKDAEKKRVYLNLEWDNLRPDDYQIIPFEIEYPEKFSQLNHSSILGTLANSGLETDTFGDIITDGKGRWQFFAKKELSDFFIEQIDRVGNIKVKIKPISFKDVLIPQDDSLEKNIIINSLRIDAFLAGISKDSRGQIQKAIDSKLVKLNWHEIQDSNIMVNVNDIVSLRHFGRIVISNISATKKGKYKVVLKLWQTKKHK from the coding sequence ATGCAACGTAGACAAGCTAGTAGCTTTTACCCACATTTTGAAAAAGAAGAAAGACCAACAATCGACCGATTTGTTGGTCTTTTTAATCAGTTGATTTTTAAAAATGAAGCAATTTTAACTGACTTTTTGGATCCTGGGAAAAGAGATATTTTAAAAACAATTGTGGGGAATGAAGCTTTTATTCAAGAATTTGGTGGTTATAAAGATGCTGAAAAAAAGCGAGTTTATCTCAATTTGGAATGGGATAATTTAAGGCCAGACGATTATCAAATTATTCCATTTGAAATTGAGTATCCTGAAAAATTCTCACAATTGAATCATAGTTCTATTTTAGGAACTTTGGCTAATTCGGGATTAGAAACTGATACTTTTGGCGACATAATCACTGATGGAAAAGGTAGATGGCAATTTTTTGCTAAAAAAGAGTTAAGTGACTTTTTTATAGAGCAAATTGATAGAGTTGGAAATATTAAAGTCAAAATTAAGCCAATTTCTTTTAAAGATGTTTTAATACCTCAAGATGATTCTTTAGAAAAGAATATTATTATCAACTCTTTGAGAATTGATGCGTTTCTTGCTGGAATTAGCAAGGATAGTAGAGGCCAAATTCAAAAAGCAATTGATAGTAAACTGGTAAAATTAAATTGGCACGAAATTCAAGATTCTAATATAATGGTTAATGTAAACGATATTGTGAGTTTAAGACATTTTGGAAGAATTGTAATCTCGAATATCTCAGCAACCAAAAAAGGTAAATATAAGGTGGTGCTAAAACTTTGGCAGACGAAAAAACACAAGTAG
- a CDS encoding cell division protein SepF yields MAFDKLGRFFGISNDEDEMYDNEEYTERRETEEDNSIPMNTINRDNILSIKSGMSTSAQSKIVLYEPRVFSDAKDVAQNLLNNKAVIINFSRMEDSSARRIVDFITGTVYALKGEIQRIGDKIFLATPPKFSTDGKISELVDKKDNLS; encoded by the coding sequence ATGGCTTTTGATAAATTAGGTAGATTCTTCGGCATCTCTAACGATGAAGATGAGATGTACGATAATGAAGAATATACTGAACGTCGCGAGACTGAGGAAGATAATAGCATTCCTATGAATACTATCAATCGAGATAATATTCTTTCGATTAAATCCGGTATGAGTACTTCAGCTCAAAGCAAAATTGTTTTGTATGAACCTCGGGTTTTTTCCGATGCAAAAGATGTTGCACAAAATTTATTGAACAATAAGGCTGTTATTATTAACTTTAGTAGAATGGAAGATAGTTCCGCTAGAAGAATTGTTGATTTTATTACCGGGACAGTTTATGCCTTAAAAGGTGAAATTCAACGTATCGGAGATAAGATCTTTTTAGCCACTCCTCCTAAATTCTCAACTGATGGAAAAATTAGTGAATTAGTAGATAAGAAAGATAATTTAAGTTAA
- the ileS gene encoding isoleucine--tRNA ligase, which yields MRIKDTLNLGKTKFKMRGNLPVREAEWQKQWEDNDLYEQRLKLNEGKPRFDLHDGPPFANGNIHMGHALNKISKDIIVRFKNMDGYYAPYVPGWDTHGLPVEQQLAKKGVDRKTMDRAKYRELCRQFAEEQIQKQMADFKRLGVMADWKHPYITLQPEFEAEEIRVFGEMFKKGYIYKGKKPVYWSWSSESTLAEAEVEYHDIKSPRIYVAFPIKDGKGILDSDTSLVIWTTTPWTIPSNVGITVNPKFDYSVVEVNGKKYVIGADRLAAVAEDLGWKDYKVLKTLKGTDFDRMTYQHPLYDVTGLVMNDTYVTDDDGTGLVHNATGFGEDDYNVGRRYGLPVFSPMDAQGRFTEEVPDPDLVGMFYDDANKVVADKLEKAGALLKLSFFTHSYPHDWRTKKPVIYRATTQWFASIDKFRDQILDQIEKSEFIPSWGKTRLYNMIKDRGDWVISRQRAWGVPLPIFYAEDDTPIVTPETIEHVAQIFEKEGSNAWYTHTAEELLPEGFKSEHSPNGKFRKETDILDVWFDSGSSWAGVMKYRDGLNFPADLYLEGSDQYRGWFNSSLITSVAVTGLAPYKEVLSQGFVLDDKGHKMSKSLGNVISPNDVIKKMGAEIIRLWVAQADTTSDVAVSYDILKQASESYRKIRNTFRYMLANTSDFDPKENRVAYNELRSVDQYMEVKLNNLIKESLDAYNKFDFTTVYKKIFKFISNDLSAFYLDFAKDVLYIEAKNSHARRSMQTVIYDAAVKLAKILTPILPHTMEEIWGFLKEDEEYVQLANMPEVETYENSDELLENWSKFMSLRDDVLKALEDARNQKLIGKSFEAAVTIYPDKETKAMLDELNADFRQILIVSDLTISDEEAPEDAEKLKNAAIVVKHADGEVCPRCRMIRTDIGVDPKLPMLCGRCAEIVEEDYPEAVQEGLEK from the coding sequence ATGAGAATTAAAGATACATTGAACTTAGGCAAGACTAAGTTTAAAATGCGTGGAAATCTTCCAGTTCGTGAAGCCGAATGGCAAAAGCAATGGGAAGACAATGATTTATATGAACAAAGATTAAAACTTAACGAAGGTAAACCTCGTTTTGACTTACATGATGGCCCTCCATTTGCTAATGGTAATATTCACATGGGTCATGCTTTGAACAAGATCTCTAAAGATATTATTGTTCGCTTCAAAAATATGGATGGCTACTATGCACCATACGTACCTGGTTGGGATACTCACGGCCTTCCAGTAGAACAACAATTGGCTAAAAAAGGCGTAGATCGTAAGACTATGGATCGCGCGAAGTATCGTGAATTATGTCGTCAATTTGCGGAAGAACAAATTCAAAAGCAAATGGCCGACTTTAAGCGTCTTGGCGTAATGGCTGATTGGAAGCATCCATATATTACCCTTCAACCTGAATTTGAAGCTGAAGAAATTCGCGTCTTTGGTGAAATGTTTAAGAAGGGTTACATTTACAAGGGTAAGAAGCCAGTTTACTGGTCATGGTCAAGTGAATCAACTTTAGCTGAAGCTGAAGTGGAATATCATGATATTAAATCTCCTCGAATTTATGTTGCTTTCCCAATTAAAGATGGTAAAGGAATTTTAGATAGTGATACTTCTTTGGTAATTTGGACTACTACTCCATGGACAATTCCAAGTAACGTCGGAATTACTGTAAATCCTAAGTTTGATTACTCAGTAGTAGAAGTAAACGGTAAAAAATACGTCATTGGAGCAGATCGCTTAGCAGCAGTTGCAGAAGATTTAGGTTGGAAAGACTACAAAGTTCTTAAGACCTTAAAAGGTACTGACTTTGATAGAATGACTTACCAACACCCACTTTATGATGTAACTGGTCTTGTGATGAATGATACTTATGTTACTGATGATGATGGTACTGGCTTGGTTCACAATGCTACTGGTTTTGGTGAAGATGACTACAATGTAGGTCGTCGTTATGGTTTGCCAGTTTTCAGTCCAATGGATGCTCAAGGTAGATTTACTGAAGAAGTTCCTGATCCAGATCTTGTTGGTATGTTTTATGACGATGCTAACAAAGTTGTGGCTGATAAGCTTGAAAAGGCAGGAGCACTCCTTAAGCTTAGCTTCTTTACACACTCCTACCCACATGATTGGCGTACTAAGAAGCCAGTTATTTACCGTGCAACTACTCAATGGTTTGCTTCAATCGATAAGTTTAGAGATCAAATCTTAGATCAAATTGAAAAATCAGAATTTATTCCTTCATGGGGTAAAACTCGTCTTTACAATATGATCAAAGATCGTGGTGATTGGGTAATTTCTCGTCAACGTGCATGGGGTGTACCACTTCCAATTTTCTATGCCGAAGACGATACTCCAATTGTTACTCCTGAAACTATCGAACATGTGGCTCAAATCTTTGAAAAAGAAGGTTCTAATGCTTGGTATACTCATACTGCAGAAGAACTACTTCCAGAAGGATTTAAGTCAGAACATTCACCAAATGGTAAATTTAGAAAAGAAACTGATATCTTAGATGTTTGGTTTGATTCTGGTTCTTCTTGGGCTGGTGTAATGAAATACAGAGATGGTCTCAATTTCCCAGCTGATCTTTACCTTGAAGGTAGTGACCAATACCGTGGTTGGTTTAACTCAAGTTTGATTACCTCAGTTGCAGTTACTGGTCTGGCTCCATATAAAGAAGTTTTGTCTCAAGGATTCGTACTTGATGATAAGGGTCACAAGATGTCTAAGTCACTTGGTAATGTAATTTCACCAAATGATGTCATCAAGAAGATGGGTGCTGAAATTATTCGTCTTTGGGTAGCTCAAGCTGATACCACTTCAGACGTTGCAGTTTCTTATGATATCTTGAAGCAAGCATCAGAAAGTTACCGTAAAATTAGAAATACTTTCCGTTATATGCTTGCTAACACTAGTGATTTTGATCCAAAGGAAAATCGTGTAGCTTATAATGAATTAAGATCAGTAGATCAATACATGGAAGTTAAGCTTAATAATTTGATTAAAGAAAGTTTGGATGCTTATAATAAGTTTGACTTCACTACTGTTTATAAGAAGATCTTTAAGTTCATTTCTAATGACTTATCTGCATTTTACTTAGACTTTGCCAAGGATGTTCTATACATCGAAGCAAAGAACAGTCATGCTCGTCGTTCAATGCAAACTGTAATTTATGATGCTGCAGTTAAGTTGGCTAAAATTTTAACTCCAATTTTGCCACATACTATGGAAGAAATTTGGGGCTTCCTCAAGGAAGATGAAGAATATGTTCAACTTGCTAATATGCCAGAGGTTGAAACCTACGAAAATAGCGACGAATTGCTTGAAAACTGGTCTAAGTTTATGAGCTTGCGTGATGATGTTTTGAAGGCTCTTGAAGATGCAAGAAACCAAAAATTAATTGGTAAGTCATTTGAAGCTGCCGTAACTATTTACCCTGATAAAGAAACTAAAGCAATGCTAGATGAACTTAATGCTGATTTTAGACAGATTTTGATTGTCTCTGATCTTACAATTTCTGATGAAGAAGCACCAGAAGATGCTGAAAAATTGAAGAATGCTGCTATTGTTGTTAAGCACGCCGACGGAGAAGTTTGTCCACGTTGCCGTATGATTAGAACTGATATTGGAGTAGATCCTAAACTTCCAATGCTTTGTGGTCGTTGTGCTGAGATTGTTGAAGAGGATTACCCAGAAGCAGTTCAAGAAGGACTTGAGAAATAA
- a CDS encoding NUDIX hydrolase codes for MDLKETEISSQHIFKGRIVDLSVRTIELPNGETSTREVIKHRPAAGVIAINKDKKMLLVEQWREPIKQLTLEIPAGLIDSTDATPLDAMKRELNEEGGYQADYWEEITEFYSSLGFTDEKMYLFYCDTLTKLEEKRSLDSDEFLTTHWYSLEELKKLVAEKKIVDAKTLYAIALWENMLLTGAPSKKEND; via the coding sequence ATGGATTTAAAAGAAACAGAGATTTCTTCGCAACATATCTTTAAAGGTAGGATAGTTGATTTATCAGTGAGAACCATTGAGTTGCCAAATGGTGAAACTTCTACTAGAGAAGTCATTAAGCATCGCCCAGCAGCTGGTGTGATTGCTATTAATAAAGATAAAAAAATGCTTTTAGTTGAGCAATGGCGTGAGCCAATAAAACAATTAACTTTAGAAATACCGGCTGGATTAATTGATTCTACTGATGCTACCCCTCTTGACGCTATGAAGCGTGAACTTAATGAAGAGGGCGGTTATCAAGCCGATTATTGGGAAGAAATTACTGAATTTTATTCTTCTCTAGGTTTTACAGATGAAAAGATGTATCTTTTCTACTGTGATACTTTAACTAAGTTAGAAGAAAAGCGTTCGTTAGACTCTGATGAATTTTTAACTACTCATTGGTATAGCTTAGAAGAATTGAAAAAGTTAGTTGCTGAAAAGAAAATAGTCGATGCAAAAACGCTTTATGCAATTGCTCTATGGGAAAATATGCTATTAACTGGAGCTCCTTCTAAGAAAGAAAATGACTGA